A genomic stretch from Mya arenaria isolate MELC-2E11 chromosome 10, ASM2691426v1 includes:
- the LOC128204425 gene encoding FMRFamide receptor-like has product MSNATTNDYSDTPCDNDYSLEMTRFIVQKILVPFITSIGFAGNLLCIIVLSHKSMVSSTNCYLTALATFDISYLIFSFTLSLKHYDVVNSLTVYTYWYPYGRTLTDICSNVSVCLTVTFSLERLIAVCYPMKGRVICTPQRARFITFLVVTFAIISTIPEFFEMKTVRIENNKTVVLKNAETDFAKTDAYKIIYYHYLVLTFTFLPFILLSTFNGILVRTVYSAMKIRKRMTNSYSSYKQNARRQTEQNRITIMLIGVVIVFLLCQSPNAALILYLTYIDSNDMRLTACEANNVKIAGNVVNLMDVKRSTYCHSPCPALDLALTMYQPTR; this is encoded by the coding sequence ATGTCTAACGCCACAACAAATGACTACTCTGATACTCCGTGTGACAACGATTATTCACTGGAAATGACACGATTTATCGTCCAAAAGATTTTAGTGCCTTTCATAACATCTATCGGATTTGCTGGAAACCTTCTATGTATTATTGTTCTTTCACATAAGTCCATGGTGTCTTCTACCAATTGCTATCTCACCGCACTTGCtacttttgatatttcttaCCTGATTTTTAGTTTTACATTGAGTTTGAAACACTACGATGTGGTGAACAGTCTCACCGTTTATACTTACTGGTATCCATACGGAAGAACATTAACAGACATATGTAGCAACGTTTCCGTATGCCTTACTGTAACATTTTCCTTAGAACGCCTGATTGCTGTGTGTTATCCGATGAAGGGTAGGGTAATATGTACGCCACAGAGGGCAAGATTTATTACATTCCTAGTTGTGACTTTTGCTATTATAAGCACAATTCCGGAATTTTTCGAAATGAAAACGGTCAGGATCGAGAACAACAAAACTGTAGTCCTGAAGAACGCGGAGACAGATTTTGCCAAAACTGATGCCTACAAAATAATTTACTACCACTATTTGGTGCTTACTTTCACATTTTTGCCATTCATTTTATTGTCGACCTTTAACGGTATTTTAGTGAGAACAGTTTACTCTGCAATGAAAATCAGAAAGCGTATGACTAATTCATATTCCTCATATAAACAAAACGCCCGTCGACAAACGGAACAAAATAGAATTACAATTATGCTTATTGGCGTTGTTATAGTTTTTCTTCTGTGCCAATCGCCAAACGCTGCATTGATACTTTATTTAACTTACATTGACTCTAACGATATGCGTCTTACTGCATGCGAAGCAAACAATGTCAAGATCGCCGGAAACGTCGTTAATCTGATG